A window from Enterocloster bolteae encodes these proteins:
- a CDS encoding dihydrodipicolinate synthase family protein: MKKLYVASITPFDGNNQINDSAMRQLWDRNLAEGADGFFIGGSSGECFLLSREERVHTFELAGEYTDRTEMFAHVGAISTEEAIFYARKAKEMGIQNIAATPPFYFGFSDKEIAGYYYDIAEAVDMPVLYYNIPSSTHRELNPSQPDLAALLKSGAVGAIKHTNLNLYQMERIHDVNPDIRCYGGFENCMVAFLAFGCDGFIGSNFNFMLPQYKKVMELYLSHHDDEARILQSKSNCILDAVLKNGLCASLKYIASCQGIQAGEVRKPMCPLTENQKAEIDRVIGMYMEIK; the protein is encoded by the coding sequence ATGAAAAAATTATATGTGGCATCCATCACACCTTTTGATGGAAATAATCAGATAAATGATTCTGCCATGAGACAGTTATGGGATAGGAATCTTGCAGAGGGGGCCGATGGTTTTTTTATTGGAGGAAGCTCCGGGGAATGCTTCCTGCTGTCAAGGGAAGAGCGGGTACATACCTTTGAACTGGCTGGCGAATATACGGATAGGACAGAGATGTTCGCCCATGTGGGAGCTATTAGCACGGAAGAGGCCATATTCTATGCCAGAAAAGCAAAAGAAATGGGAATACAGAACATCGCAGCAACTCCGCCATTTTACTTTGGCTTTTCCGACAAGGAAATAGCAGGATATTACTACGACATTGCTGAGGCAGTGGATATGCCGGTCCTGTATTATAACATTCCTTCCAGCACCCACAGGGAGCTGAATCCGTCCCAGCCGGATTTGGCAGCCCTCCTGAAATCAGGAGCTGTGGGAGCCATCAAACACACCAATCTCAATCTCTATCAAATGGAGCGGATTCACGATGTTAATCCGGATATAAGGTGCTACGGCGGATTTGAAAATTGTATGGTTGCCTTCCTGGCCTTTGGGTGTGACGGCTTCATTGGCAGCAATTTTAATTTCATGCTGCCTCAGTACAAGAAGGTGATGGAGCTGTATCTGTCCCACCATGATGATGAGGCCAGAATTCTGCAGTCCAAATCCAACTGTATTTTGGATGCAGTGCTTAAAAACGGTTTATGCGCAAGCCTTAAATACATAGCATCTTGTCAGGGAATCCAGGCAGGAGAGGTCAGAAAGCCGATGTGTCCGCTGACGGAAAATCAGAAGGCAGAGATTGACCGGGTAATTGGGATGTATATGGAAATCAAGTGA
- a CDS encoding L-rhamnose mutarotase, with product MSDVKRYGSISRLTPEKADYYKKLHAAPWKQINDMIKECNIRNYSIYCHGEYLFSYYEYTGDNYEADMAKMAADSETQRWWGECVPCMNPLSADGPWMDMQEIYHLD from the coding sequence ATGTCAGATGTAAAACGTTATGGAAGTATTTCAAGATTAACACCTGAAAAGGCCGATTACTATAAGAAACTTCATGCAGCGCCGTGGAAACAAATTAATGACATGATAAAGGAGTGCAATATCCGGAATTACTCTATATATTGCCATGGAGAGTACCTATTTTCTTATTATGAGTATACTGGAGATAATTATGAGGCGGACATGGCCAAGATGGCAGCGGATTCCGAGACACAGCGGTGGTGGGGAGAGTGCGTGCCGTGTATGAACCCGCTATCGGCAGACGGTCCATGGATGGATATGCAGGAAATTTATCATTTAGATTAG
- a CDS encoding amidohydrolase family protein, whose translation MRIIDTHLHIWNKEEFSLPWLDGEGEVLNRTYSLEDYKNALEPDKGYEVEAAVYVEVDCARRDKEKENLFIAGCCANPGQMFAGACISGYLNEEGFKEYIDKYASEYVKGVRQVLHVPEALPGTCLGQLFVENVRYLGKKGLVFEGCVRNAELGDLYETAKACPDTTIVLNHMGIVDPDIISVQTPSEEEQQYKERWILNIRKLASLSNVVCKISGLNPKGEWFAETLKPAVDIALDYFGEDRVMFASNYPVCNIATGLSPWIEALMKITEGRGREFQNKLFRENAKRIYGL comes from the coding sequence ATGAGAATCATTGATACCCATCTGCATATTTGGAATAAGGAAGAATTTTCGCTCCCGTGGCTGGATGGAGAAGGGGAAGTTCTGAACCGTACATATTCGCTGGAAGACTATAAAAACGCACTGGAGCCGGACAAGGGCTATGAGGTTGAGGCGGCTGTATATGTTGAGGTGGACTGCGCAAGAAGGGATAAGGAGAAGGAAAATCTCTTTATTGCCGGATGCTGCGCCAATCCGGGACAGATGTTTGCCGGCGCATGTATATCCGGTTATCTCAACGAGGAGGGGTTTAAGGAGTATATTGATAAATATGCATCCGAATATGTAAAGGGAGTAAGACAGGTGCTCCATGTCCCTGAAGCCTTGCCGGGAACATGCCTGGGACAGCTTTTTGTTGAAAATGTCCGTTATCTGGGAAAGAAGGGACTGGTATTTGAAGGCTGTGTACGGAATGCAGAGCTGGGCGATTTATATGAAACGGCAAAAGCCTGCCCGGATACAACCATTGTCCTGAACCATATGGGAATTGTGGACCCGGATATTATTTCTGTTCAGACGCCTTCGGAGGAAGAACAGCAGTATAAGGAACGCTGGATACTGAATATCAGAAAGCTGGCATCCCTCTCCAATGTGGTATGCAAGATTTCCGGCCTGAATCCGAAAGGGGAGTGGTTTGCGGAAACATTGAAGCCAGCAGTTGACATTGCCCTGGATTATTTTGGAGAAGACAGAGTCATGTTTGCCAGCAATTATCCTGTGTGCAACATTGCAACCGGCCTGTCCCCTTGGATTGAAGCATTGATGAAAATTACAGAGGGAAGAGGCCGTGAATTCCAGAATAAACTGTTCCGTGAAAACGCTAAACGGATATACGGTTTGTAA
- a CDS encoding Gfo/Idh/MocA family protein produces the protein MANRIEELNYVPEMPEKARNIVIVGAGGIVSGSHLPAYKMAGYPVVGIYDLDHEKAEKAAKEFGIPNAVPELEQLIELGVREDAVFDIAVPASKTASILRLLPDNAAVLMQKPMGESIEQAKEILDICHAKNLTAGVNFQLRQAPYMIAARKLIQDGVIGDIVDIDWRVVELHPWHLWSFLFGLERMEINYHSIHYIDCIRSFVGNPKGVYCKTMQHPKMQALSQTRTAIIMDYGDTLRVNLHINHNHDYAPDYQESTMKIEGIKGAIRIQLGLILDYPTGRPDKVEYITEDGKGWRELEVKGSWFNEAFIGTMGGLMKKLEDPSYHYMNSVEDAYHTMCVVEACYKSSEAGGLNVDYAQ, from the coding sequence ATGGCGAACAGGATTGAAGAATTAAATTATGTACCGGAGATGCCTGAAAAGGCAAGGAATATCGTGATTGTCGGGGCAGGAGGAATTGTATCCGGTTCACATCTCCCTGCTTATAAGATGGCCGGGTATCCAGTAGTGGGTATTTATGACCTGGACCATGAGAAGGCTGAAAAGGCGGCAAAGGAATTTGGGATTCCCAATGCAGTGCCGGAGCTGGAACAGTTAATCGAACTGGGAGTAAGGGAAGACGCAGTCTTTGATATAGCGGTACCTGCCTCCAAGACTGCCAGTATCTTAAGGCTGCTGCCCGACAATGCTGCTGTGCTTATGCAGAAACCCATGGGTGAGAGTATAGAGCAGGCCAAAGAAATCCTGGATATCTGCCATGCCAAGAATCTGACTGCAGGTGTGAATTTCCAGCTGCGTCAGGCGCCGTATATGATTGCCGCAAGGAAACTCATCCAGGATGGCGTGATTGGAGATATTGTGGACATTGACTGGAGGGTTGTGGAACTTCATCCATGGCACTTGTGGAGTTTCCTGTTTGGCCTGGAGCGTATGGAAATTAACTATCACAGCATTCACTACATTGACTGTATCCGCAGCTTCGTGGGAAATCCAAAAGGCGTGTATTGCAAAACTATGCAGCATCCCAAGATGCAGGCTCTTTCACAGACAAGGACTGCCATTATCATGGATTACGGCGATACGCTGCGTGTGAATCTTCATATTAACCATAATCACGACTATGCGCCGGATTATCAGGAAAGTACAATGAAGATAGAAGGTATTAAGGGCGCAATCCGCATACAGCTGGGGCTTATATTGGACTATCCGACAGGCCGTCCTGATAAGGTGGAGTATATTACGGAAGACGGCAAGGGCTGGAGGGAACTGGAGGTAAAGGGAAGCTGGTTCAACGAGGCATTTATTGGGACTATGGGCGGCCTGATGAAAAAACTGGAGGATCCCTCTTATCACTATATGAACAGTGTAGAGGATGCCTACCATACCATGTGTGTGGTGGAGGCCTGCTATAAATCCAGCGAAGCCGGAGGGCTGAACGTGGATTATGCGCAGTAG
- a CDS encoding L-rhamnose/proton symporter RhaT, which yields MASAFFVLFLACIFQGSFGICFKKYQPFSWEAFWVLFSFIGVLCIPHIWCMVEVPHYLSYITATPVPTLIVGALSGFFWGISSIWYSKAIDMIGVSLVTGINLGLSNLLGSFVPMIILGTYPPARVLVVLLLGQLILLGGVIVLSKAGFMKNGNNEGTKTAKEKGTSSLFITGLIMALASGAGSAAINIGATAANYPVALAVKEGVNPTSASLLSWVVVFAGGFLANFVYAISKLIKNKTYTDYTKPGCAKAYFKVVLTSIVWFSALAIYGKATALLGTLGPVVGWVAFNGLALIIANAWGFLDGEWKGFEKAKRVAIYGNAVIIAALVVVGISNGL from the coding sequence ATGGCTTCAGCATTTTTTGTACTGTTTTTGGCATGTATTTTTCAGGGGAGCTTTGGAATCTGCTTTAAGAAGTATCAACCGTTTTCCTGGGAAGCGTTTTGGGTTCTGTTTTCTTTTATCGGAGTATTGTGTATCCCACATATTTGGTGTATGGTGGAGGTTCCTCATTATTTAAGCTATATAACAGCCACCCCTGTTCCCACGCTGATTGTGGGCGCCTTATCCGGTTTTTTCTGGGGAATCAGTTCTATATGGTACAGCAAAGCGATTGATATGATTGGCGTGTCTCTTGTAACAGGCATTAACCTGGGATTATCAAACCTTTTAGGGAGCTTTGTTCCCATGATTATACTGGGAACCTATCCGCCGGCCCGTGTTCTTGTGGTCCTTCTGTTAGGGCAGCTTATACTTTTGGGCGGTGTGATTGTCCTGTCAAAGGCGGGCTTTATGAAAAATGGAAATAATGAGGGTACTAAAACGGCAAAAGAAAAAGGAACGTCGTCCTTATTTATTACCGGGCTTATCATGGCGCTTGCCTCCGGCGCCGGTTCAGCAGCCATTAATATCGGCGCCACAGCAGCCAATTATCCGGTTGCCCTGGCTGTGAAAGAGGGGGTAAACCCAACCAGCGCAAGCCTTCTGTCCTGGGTAGTGGTATTTGCGGGAGGATTCCTGGCAAACTTTGTTTATGCCATATCAAAACTGATTAAGAACAAGACTTATACGGATTATACAAAACCCGGCTGCGCAAAAGCATACTTTAAGGTTGTGCTGACGTCAATTGTATGGTTCAGTGCGCTGGCTATCTATGGTAAGGCGACAGCCCTATTAGGTACCCTTGGTCCGGTGGTGGGCTGGGTTGCGTTCAATGGACTGGCTCTCATCATTGCCAATGCATGGGGGTTCCTGGATGGAGAATGGAAAGGATTTGAAAAGGCCAAACGTGTGGCCATATATGGAAATGCAGTTATCATAGCCGCTTTGGTGGTGGTTGGCATATCCAATGGTTTATAA
- a CDS encoding extracellular solute-binding protein, with translation MSIQLNGITWSHSRGYTSITAVSQRFCELHPDVSIHWEKRSLQEFADAPIENLAKSYDLLVIDHPWAGFAATTGILLPLEKYLSKEYLDDQLANSVGASHLSYNFNGFQSALAIDAATPVAVCRPDYFRNGEHPLPADFKDVMDLARKGHVAFAGIPLNLLMDFYMYCATSTEHFFDDPDKIVETSLGVSILEDMRQLASYCSKSIFQWDPIQVHEALAEDNDLYYCPYAYGYTNYSRRGYCSHPLKAMDLVTYRGRMLRSVLGGTGLAVSSLCENRETALRFAEYAASPLIQTTLYTENGGQPGHRKAWLDEINNNMTMNFFKDTLNTLDHSYLRPRYNGYLYFQDHAGDYIQDYIMNGGSPAHVLDQLNQLYRKSREESK, from the coding sequence ATGAGCATTCAATTAAATGGAATCACCTGGTCCCACAGCCGTGGTTACACTTCCATCACAGCGGTGTCACAGCGTTTTTGCGAACTGCACCCGGATGTATCCATTCACTGGGAAAAACGTTCTTTACAGGAATTTGCCGACGCACCTATTGAAAATCTGGCAAAGTCTTACGACCTGCTTGTGATTGACCATCCCTGGGCCGGTTTCGCGGCCACTACAGGAATACTGCTTCCTTTAGAAAAATATCTGTCTAAGGAATATCTGGATGACCAGCTTGCCAACTCTGTGGGCGCGTCTCACCTGAGTTATAATTTCAATGGTTTCCAAAGCGCACTGGCCATTGATGCCGCCACCCCTGTTGCGGTCTGCCGTCCTGATTATTTTAGAAACGGAGAACATCCTCTTCCCGCAGATTTTAAGGATGTAATGGACCTTGCCAGAAAGGGGCATGTGGCGTTTGCCGGCATCCCATTAAACCTGTTGATGGATTTCTATATGTACTGTGCCACATCCACCGAGCATTTCTTTGACGATCCTGACAAAATCGTGGAGACAAGCCTGGGAGTAAGTATCCTGGAGGACATGCGTCAGCTGGCTTCCTACTGCAGCAAATCTATTTTCCAGTGGGACCCAATCCAGGTACATGAAGCACTGGCTGAGGATAATGATTTGTATTACTGCCCTTACGCCTATGGCTACACCAATTATTCCCGAAGAGGCTACTGCAGCCATCCTCTAAAGGCCATGGATTTGGTTACCTACCGCGGCAGGATGCTTCGCAGTGTCTTAGGGGGTACCGGACTGGCTGTGTCCAGCCTATGCGAAAATAGGGAAACGGCACTGCGCTTTGCGGAATATGCTGCCTCTCCCCTGATTCAGACCACCCTGTATACAGAAAACGGCGGGCAGCCCGGCCACCGCAAGGCATGGCTAGACGAAATCAACAACAATATGACCATGAATTTCTTTAAAGATACCCTGAATACTCTGGACCATTCCTATCTCCGTCCCCGTTACAACGGTTACCTGTATTTCCAGGACCATGCCGGAGACTATATACAGGATTACATTATGAACGGAGGCAGTCCGGCCCATGTGCTTGACCAGCTGAACCAGCTCTACAGAAAATCCAGGGAGGAATCCAAATGA
- a CDS encoding CaiB/BaiF CoA transferase family protein, translating to MKPLENMIVLDFSQYLAGPSAALRLADMGARVIKIERPGSGDGSRQMKLHNLDSMGDSVLFQTINRNKQSFCADLKSPEDMNMVKKLIRRSDVMIENFRPGVMKKIGLDYETVKSINPRMVYGTVTGYGATGPWNKKPGQDLLVQSISGLAWLNGDDGQPPMPFALSLADSYTGIHLAEGIMACLFRRFSTGLGGLVEVSLLESILDMQFEVITTFLNDGHKPPKRSAFHNAHAYLGAPYGIYRTEDGYIALAMGSIPELGRLIECPALSSYDNQEEWFTKRDEIKQLIGSHLLHRTTASWLKALNAGGYWCSDVYSWDQLLQSEQFHTLDMLLNIRRPGGNDIFTTRCPISFGDGPIKNETHAPLLGEHTLEIIEEFHLKEGEEA from the coding sequence ATGAAACCTTTGGAAAATATGATTGTCCTGGACTTTAGCCAGTATCTGGCCGGCCCCTCCGCAGCCCTCAGGCTTGCCGATATGGGGGCCCGTGTCATCAAAATTGAACGACCGGGGAGCGGAGACGGCTCCAGACAGATGAAGCTGCACAATCTGGACAGCATGGGGGACAGCGTCCTGTTCCAGACCATAAACCGGAATAAACAAAGTTTCTGTGCTGATTTAAAATCGCCGGAGGACATGAATATGGTAAAAAAACTAATCCGGCGTTCTGATGTAATGATTGAAAATTTCCGTCCCGGCGTCATGAAAAAAATAGGACTGGACTATGAGACAGTCAAATCCATCAACCCCCGCATGGTGTACGGAACCGTTACCGGTTATGGAGCCACCGGCCCATGGAACAAAAAACCGGGACAGGACCTTCTGGTTCAATCCATTTCCGGGCTGGCATGGCTCAACGGTGATGACGGACAGCCGCCCATGCCGTTTGCCCTCTCCCTGGCAGATTCCTACACCGGCATCCATCTGGCGGAAGGCATTATGGCCTGCCTGTTCCGCCGTTTCAGCACGGGCCTGGGAGGTTTGGTGGAGGTCAGCCTTTTAGAATCCATTCTGGATATGCAGTTTGAAGTCATAACCACCTTTTTAAATGATGGACATAAGCCTCCCAAGCGCAGCGCCTTCCACAATGCCCATGCATATCTGGGAGCCCCTTACGGAATCTACCGGACAGAAGACGGTTATATAGCCCTGGCCATGGGAAGCATACCCGAGTTGGGCCGGCTTATTGAATGCCCTGCCCTCAGTTCTTACGACAATCAGGAAGAATGGTTCACAAAGCGGGATGAGATTAAACAGCTCATTGGCTCCCACCTCTTACACAGGACCACGGCCAGCTGGCTTAAAGCCCTTAATGCCGGCGGGTACTGGTGCTCCGATGTATACTCCTGGGACCAGCTGCTCCAGTCAGAACAGTTCCATACTCTGGATATGCTTCTCAACATCAGGCGGCCCGGAGGCAATGACATATTTACCACCCGCTGTCCCATCTCCTTTGGTGATGGCCCCATAAAAAATGAAACCCATGCGCCTCTGCTGGGCGAACATACACTGGAAATCATCGAAGAATTTCATTTAAAGGAGGGAGAGGAAGCATGA
- a CDS encoding CaiB/BaiF CoA transferase family protein → MKPLEGITILDFSQFLSAPSATLRLADFGARVIKVERPDGGDICRTLYVSNLIIENDSSLFHSINRNKYGVSIDLKNPASRDILWSLIGKADVMVVNFRPGVVEKLGLDYASVKQHCPSMIYGEITGYGKKGPWSPMPGQDLLVQSLSGLAWLNGNQNQPPTPMGLSVADLFAGQHLAQGILAALIKRASCGEGSYVHVSMLESVMDMQFEVFTTYLNDGGQSPERSAVNNANGYINAPYGIYQTLDGYLAIAMVPVPVLGKLISCDSLIGYTDSETWCTRRDEIKSLLADHLKTRTTEYWLSKLEPADVWCADVYTWDKLFKTDGFKELDMLQTVRTPGGTEFATTRCPITIDREHYKSAKAAPAIGQHNNQYIYYKENQHGTDYLF, encoded by the coding sequence ATGAAACCATTAGAAGGTATCACCATACTGGACTTCAGCCAGTTTTTATCCGCCCCTTCCGCCACCCTGCGTCTGGCAGATTTTGGGGCCCGCGTCATCAAGGTAGAGCGTCCTGACGGAGGCGATATATGCCGCACCCTGTATGTGTCCAATCTGATAATAGAGAATGACAGTTCCCTGTTCCACTCCATCAACCGCAACAAGTACGGGGTATCCATTGATTTAAAAAATCCAGCTTCCCGGGATATACTATGGTCATTGATTGGGAAGGCAGATGTCATGGTCGTGAATTTCCGTCCCGGAGTGGTGGAAAAGCTGGGACTGGATTACGCTTCTGTAAAGCAGCACTGTCCGTCCATGATTTATGGTGAGATTACAGGTTATGGAAAAAAGGGTCCATGGAGCCCTATGCCTGGCCAGGATTTGTTGGTCCAGTCCCTGTCCGGCCTGGCCTGGCTCAATGGGAACCAGAATCAGCCCCCGACTCCCATGGGACTTTCCGTGGCGGATTTGTTCGCCGGCCAGCACCTGGCCCAAGGCATCCTGGCCGCACTCATAAAACGGGCTTCCTGCGGTGAAGGCTCTTATGTACATGTCAGCATGCTGGAGTCCGTGATGGATATGCAGTTTGAAGTCTTTACCACCTATCTGAATGACGGCGGGCAGTCGCCTGAGCGTTCTGCAGTCAATAACGCAAATGGCTATATCAATGCGCCTTACGGCATATACCAGACCCTTGACGGCTACCTTGCCATTGCCATGGTACCCGTGCCTGTGCTGGGGAAACTTATAAGCTGTGATTCCCTCATAGGGTACACGGACTCTGAAACATGGTGTACCAGGCGGGATGAGATAAAGTCGCTGCTAGCTGACCACCTGAAAACCCGAACCACAGAATACTGGCTGTCAAAGCTGGAGCCCGCCGATGTATGGTGCGCGGATGTATATACCTGGGATAAGTTATTTAAAACAGACGGTTTTAAGGAATTAGATATGCTTCAGACTGTCCGCACCCCTGGCGGAACAGAGTTTGCCACCACCCGGTGCCCAATTACCATTGACAGGGAACATTATAAAAGCGCAAAAGCTGCCCCTGCTATAGGACAGCATAACAATCAATATATATATTACAAGGAGAATCAACATGGAACAGACTATTTATTTTGA
- a CDS encoding MaoC family dehydratase — protein MEQTIYFEEYEIGSVRESIGRTITETDIVLHAGQTGDFFPHHMDAEFAKTTEFGKRIAHGTLTFSIAVGMTANLINPAAFSYGYDHMRFIHPVFIGDTIHVKVTLKEKRENPKHPDRGFITEALEIFNQNGQLVMVCEHIMSCLKKTADA, from the coding sequence ATGGAACAGACTATTTATTTTGAAGAATATGAAATAGGAAGCGTCCGCGAATCCATTGGACGCACCATTACAGAAACGGACATTGTCCTTCATGCCGGTCAGACAGGAGACTTCTTTCCCCACCATATGGATGCGGAATTTGCAAAAACCACTGAATTCGGAAAACGTATCGCCCACGGCACACTCACCTTCTCCATTGCAGTGGGCATGACTGCCAACCTGATTAATCCGGCTGCTTTTTCCTATGGATATGACCATATGCGCTTTATCCATCCGGTTTTCATAGGGGATACCATCCATGTGAAAGTTACCTTAAAAGAAAAACGCGAAAATCCAAAGCATCCTGACAGAGGCTTTATAACAGAGGCTTTGGAAATCTTCAACCAGAACGGGCAGCTGGTTATGGTCTGCGAACACATCATGTCCTGTCTCAAGAAGACAGCTGATGCCTGA
- a CDS encoding formate/nitrite transporter family protein codes for MGEHVKTFLDAFLAGIVIGIGGVVYLGVENRIAGSLLFTVGLYAIVLNQFALYTGKIGYALGRPLAYMAEMGVVWFGNLCGTFTTGTLVSFTRLKTARAAAGICAVKLEDSLSGILILAFFCGMLMYIAVDGYKSKGNPVILFLGVSVFILAGFEHCIANMFYFTVAGVWSLKALVYILVMTLGNSAGGMFIPFIRKVGQRT; via the coding sequence ATGGGGGAACATGTAAAAACATTTTTAGATGCTTTTTTGGCAGGAATCGTCATTGGTATAGGCGGGGTGGTTTACCTGGGTGTAGAGAACCGGATTGCAGGCTCCCTTCTGTTTACTGTGGGCCTTTATGCCATTGTGCTGAATCAGTTTGCTCTCTATACGGGTAAAATAGGATACGCACTGGGGCGTCCACTGGCATATATGGCTGAGATGGGAGTTGTCTGGTTTGGGAATCTGTGCGGAACCTTTACCACCGGCACCCTGGTATCCTTTACCAGGCTTAAGACAGCCCGGGCCGCCGCTGGGATATGCGCCGTGAAACTGGAGGACAGTCTGTCAGGCATATTGATACTGGCCTTTTTCTGCGGGATGCTGATGTACATTGCTGTGGACGGATACAAGTCAAAGGGGAATCCGGTTATCCTGTTTTTGGGAGTCAGCGTGTTCATACTGGCTGGATTTGAACATTGTATTGCCAATATGTTTTATTTTACCGTGGCAGGTGTGTGGTCCCTTAAAGCACTGGTCTATATTCTGGTTATGACACTGGGAAACAGCGCAGGAGGAATGTTCATACCATTTATTCGGAAAGTGGGTCAGAGGACATAA
- a CDS encoding bifunctional 5,10-methylenetetrahydrofolate dehydrogenase/5,10-methenyltetrahydrofolate cyclohydrolase — MKEIKGSDVARQMKEQMTVQIEELKGYIPHLAIIRVGERPDDISYEKGATKRAQRLGLRCISFLFPAEISHDQFVEEFQKINRNPDVDGILMLRPLPKQIDEKEIESLIDVKKDIDCISPINLAKVFAGDSDAYAPCTAEAVMEMLAYEGIELKGKRVTVVGRSLVVGKPLAMLMLGQHATVTICHTRTADFTGTCRNAEILVAAAGKARMIKAEHVAEGAVVIDVGINVDEDGSLCGDVDFDQVKTKAGVLTPVPGGVGSVTTLVLLKHLIRSAKEKIG; from the coding sequence ATGAAAGAGATAAAGGGTTCAGATGTGGCCAGACAGATGAAGGAGCAGATGACGGTCCAGATAGAGGAATTGAAAGGATATATTCCCCATCTGGCAATTATCCGGGTGGGAGAACGCCCGGACGATATCTCTTATGAGAAAGGAGCCACAAAACGTGCCCAGAGATTGGGACTGCGCTGCATATCCTTTTTGTTTCCTGCTGAAATCAGTCATGACCAGTTTGTGGAGGAGTTCCAGAAAATCAACCGGAATCCGGATGTGGACGGAATCCTCATGCTGAGGCCACTTCCAAAGCAGATTGACGAGAAGGAAATCGAGAGCCTGATTGATGTTAAAAAGGATATTGACTGCATCAGTCCCATAAATCTGGCAAAGGTTTTTGCCGGTGATTCGGATGCATATGCGCCCTGTACGGCCGAGGCAGTAATGGAGATGCTTGCATATGAGGGAATTGAGCTGAAGGGCAAGCGTGTGACTGTGGTGGGAAGAAGCCTGGTGGTGGGAAAACCCTTGGCAATGCTGATGCTGGGACAGCACGCGACCGTAACCATATGCCACACAAGGACCGCGGACTTTACAGGGACCTGCCGGAATGCGGAGATTCTGGTGGCTGCAGCGGGTAAGGCCCGCATGATTAAGGCGGAGCATGTGGCAGAGGGGGCTGTGGTCATTGATGTGGGAATTAACGTGGATGAGGACGGAAGCCTGTGCGGCGATGTGGATTTTGACCAGGTGAAGACAAAGGCAGGAGTGCTGACGCCAGTGCCGGGAGGCGTGGGAAGCGTTACCACACTGGTGCTGCTAAAACACCTGATTCGATCTGCAAAAGAAAAGATTGGATAA
- a CDS encoding folate family ECF transporter S component encodes MTKTKHMVWMGILIAVSIVLSRFLSFSAWNVKIGFAFIPIVIGAVLFGPVQGGIAAAAADFLGAILFPIGMYFPGFTVTAFLTGLTYGILLHKNRSMFRIACAVLIVQLVYGLLLNTCWISLLYGAPYLALLSTRIVQYVVLIPVQFVIIARMYVLGSKKYHILQENS; translated from the coding sequence ATGACAAAGACGAAACATATGGTATGGATGGGTATCCTGATTGCTGTATCCATTGTATTGTCAAGATTTCTATCCTTTTCAGCATGGAATGTTAAAATTGGTTTTGCATTTATACCCATAGTTATTGGCGCGGTTCTCTTCGGACCTGTGCAGGGAGGCATAGCAGCAGCGGCTGCAGATTTTCTGGGGGCCATACTGTTTCCAATAGGAATGTATTTTCCGGGTTTTACAGTAACTGCATTTTTAACCGGACTAACCTATGGAATCCTGCTGCATAAAAACAGGTCTATGTTTCGGATTGCATGCGCCGTGCTGATTGTACAGCTGGTCTACGGGCTTCTGCTTAATACCTGCTGGATTTCACTGCTGTACGGGGCACCCTACCTGGCCCTTTTGTCCACCAGAATCGTCCAGTACGTGGTTCTGATACCGGTGCAGTTTGTAATCATTGCAAGGATGTATGTCCTGGGCAGCAAGAAATACCATATACTTCAGGAAAACTCATAA